From Garra rufa unplaced genomic scaffold, GarRuf1.0 hap1_unplaced_636, whole genome shotgun sequence:
atacatgtatagtgtgtgtgtgtgtttatttatatatatatatatatatatatatatatatatattagtggtgggccgttatcggcgttaacgtgctgcgttaacgtgagactcttatcgggcgataaaaaaaatatcgctgttaatctattctcaaagttgggttgggagctgggtttaaactacgcaagatatgatgactttcaccttgatattttagcgcggatgacgtatacctagtcgaattgcactgtagggggcgagaacgagtcttcaacttctgtgaaattaccacatcaaatgagacgtgcaaacatggatgcagttatgaagccgcttcagggcaggtgcgtgcgttgaccctttttactggggcacgtgccccagtgaaaatctgctgtgccccagtaaaatctcaagttttgagttataatttactttgataatcccgaaataaagacattaaactatatgcaacaactgaattgacgcttctaaaagcaacgcagtttaatggaagactatgcacgcagaaatccatgcccgtgcgcgtctgtgtatttaacggctacgcgcacgtcgtgcagccttttgcgcagaagtacttggttacacaagtttgtataggtaattatgttgtaaatgcaattgtcaagcagtttgtgatgcattttggaaacaggagattaGCGcatgatctaatgcgccacctggcccgttctcgaatacttacttttagtcattatttgggtagcacacatattctgaatgccttcagcagaattcaaattagccattttaatctagattaattccaagatttaatctagattaatctagattaaaaaaattaatctatgcccacccctaatatatatatatatagttgttttTCATTATTTAGAAATTTGTTCGAAATAAATCAAATAGTACGTTATAAAAGTGAAAAAAGAGAATGATGTGCTTCTAAAAAATGTAGACTTCCTAGAATATTTTTTGTATGCACATATTTGTTATGCATCATTTATAAGGATTGGTAAATGGATGTTGATTTGGATTACAGCGGCTGGATTAGTGCCATAGCAATGATCGGCACTAACAAAGCGGTGAGCGTCATCATGATGGTAGTAGCGGCCTTCTTCACGGCCACCGCCGCGCTGTCCATCATTTTACTCAAAATGGTAAGTAGCTCTCCATTTCTGACTGAAAACCTGTTGTTTTTGGTTTGGATTCTTAAATCATTGGTCTCGTTCTCCAGGTTCATTCCCACTACCGTCGAACCGGCGCCAGTTTCCAGAAGGCGCAGCAGGAATTCTCCCAGGGCGTCCTCACGAACCGCACCTTCCAGTCCGCCGCCGCCAACGCCGCCTCCACGGCCGCCCAAAGCTCTATGCAGAGGAACTAGAACCAGAAAGCACCACCGAGATCCCGCATCTCTACCCTCTCTGTCCCGGCGCTCCACGCAGAACCCCAAGCCCTTCTCCACCTGCTTCGGTTCTGGATCTTGATTGGGTCCCGCTTCGGACTGCAGAGGCACTACTTTCgtgttgatttttttgttttgaagcAGAAGGTATGAAGTTGAAATGTTCATCAGTGTGTTTGTATATTTGTATGTGTGCGCAAATTGTGTCCTGTATCCTTTTTGACCTCGGTTATGCTGTATATAAAGTAATTTAATGTTTCCCCGTCATCTATAGTGGTACAGGAgtctctttaaattaaaaaaaaaaaaaacaaatgatcaTGAAGGATCTCAAAACCTTCTCAAAGCAATGATTGTATGTGATGAGGGTTTGTATGTGATGAGGGTTTAGATGTTACAATTCTGCTATAATTTTACTGAAGATTAGAGTTGTAAATAAAAGCTTTCGTTCCTTtagcatttgattttttttttgaaaacgttCCGCATTCCAAATTAGCGCCAAAAATATAATGATATGCGCCTATAATTCCGTGGAGGGCGTGGCCTGTTTTGCATAATTCTAATGTTGGCGGACACAGAAAACATTACTGTTATTGTCTTAATCGTAAGACTGAAGGTGGGATGTAGCTTTTTGCGTTGGGTTTGTGTTTTTTGATAACCATGTGTACGAGCTTATCTTAGGCTACTGATTGTAAACAGTCAAATCAAAATAGTTTTGATTAGTACTCAGAATTAAATTTAcatggttgattttttttttttagcctcaGAAAGTCCTAACTTTTGCAACAAATGTGTAAaacaaatgtgtgttttttttttttaataaaatgtgccACACAAAATGCCACTTGCCGGAAAGGgttacataatttttgttttcagaTGAGATCGGAGGATATTTTTCAACAGTTTAAGTACTTACATTTTGCAGAGCAAATTAAATGACACATTATACTGATTAACAAATTTGGTCCTGAGTCATTTGTGTTTATGGTGTCAAAGCGAACGCAGTGCATTTCGAGGACAATTCTGTCATGTGATCATAcaaatagacattttaaaatgtacattttttaaatatgttaagtTATGGAAGCCCTCTCAAAATATTattgctactttttatctcacagttctgactttttcgtctcgcaaatgcaaatttgtttctcacaattctgactttttttctcgcaaatgtgagttttacttacaattctgacttttctcgtaaatgcgagtttcttgcaattcagacttttctcatAAATGTCAAAGTTTGTTTCTTGCTATTCTTTTTCTTGCAATGTGTTttctcataaatgcaagtttcttgcaattcagacttttttctcaatttttttcttgcaagtgtGTTTCTTACAGTTCTTACTTTTCTCGTAAATGcgagtttctcgcaattctgacttttcttttacaattcttacttttctttcgcaaatgtgagtttgtttctcatagttctgacttttcttataAATGCgagtttctcgcaattcagacttctctcacaattcttacttttttttcttacaaatgcaagtgtgtttctcgcaattctgactgtcacaaatgcatgttttactcccaattctgacttttctcgcaaatgtgagtttgtttttTGCAAATCTTTTTCCCGCAAATGcacgtttttctcacaattctgacttttttcttgcaaatttgagtttgtttctcggaattctgacttgtCTCGTAAATGCgagtttcttgcaattcagacttttctctcacaatcttttttcttgcaaatgtgagttctAACTTTTCATAAATGCGAGTTTCTCgaatttctgacttttctttcacaattcttacttttttcttgcaaatgtgagattgtttctcatagttctgacttttcttgtaaatgtgagtttctcacaattcttacttttttcttacaaatgtgtttgtttcttataattctgacttttcttgcagatgcaagtttgtttctcgcaattctgactttgtcacaaatgcatgtttttctcacaattctgacttttttcttgcaaatttgagtttgtttctcggaattctgacttttctcgcaaatgtgagtttgtttttTGCAACTCTTTTTCCCGCAAATGcacgtttttctcacaattctgacttttttcttgcaaatttgagtttgtttctcggaattctgacttttctcgtaaatgcgagtttcttgcaattcagacttttctctcaattttttttcttgcaaatgtgagttctAACTTTTCATAAATGCGAgtttctcgcatttctgacttttctttcacaattcttacttttttcttacaaatgtgtttgtttcttataattctgacttttcttgcagatgcaagtttgtttctcgcaattctgactttgtcacaaatgcatgtttttctcacaattctgacttttttcttgcaaatttgagtttgtttctcggaattctgacttttctcgcaaatgtgagtttgtttttTGCAACTCTTTTTCCCGCAAATGcacgtttttctcacaattctgacttttttcttgcaaatttgagtttgtttctcggaattctgacttttctcgcaaatgtgagtttgtttttTGCAACTCTTTTTCCCGCAAATGcacgtttttctcacaattctgacttttttcttgcaaatttgagtttgtttctcggaattctgacttttctcgtaaatgcgagtttcttgcaattcagacttttctctcaattttttttcttgcaaatgtgagttctAACTTTTCATAAATGCGAgtttctcgcatttctgacttttctttcacaattcttacttttttcttacaaatgtgtttgtttcttataattctgacttttcttgcagatgcaagtttgtttctcgcaattctgactttgtcacaaatgcatgtttttctcacaattctgacttttttcttgcaaatttgagtttgtttctcggaattctgacttttctcgcaaatgtgagtttgtttttTGCAACTCTTTTTCCCGCAAATGcacgtttttctcacaattctgacttttttcttgcaaatttgagtttgtttctcggaattctgacttttctcgtaaatgcgagtttcttgcaattcagacttttctctcaattttttttcttgcaaatgtgagttctAACTTTTCATAAATGCGAgtttctcgcatttctgacttttctttcacaattcttacttttttcttacaaatgtgtttgtttcttataattctgacttttcttgcagatgcaagtttgtttctcgcaattctgactttgtcacaaatgcatgtttttctcacaattctgacttttttcttgcaaatttgagtttgtttctcggaattctgacttttctcgcaaatgtgagtttgtttttTGCAACTCTTTTTCCCGCAAATGcacgtttttctcacaattctgacttttttcttgcaaatttgagtttgtttctcggaattctgacttttctcgcaaatgtgagtttgtttttTGCAACTCTTTTTCCCGCAAATGcacgtttttctcacaattctgacttttttcttgcaaatttgagtttgtttctcggaattctgacttttctcgtaaatgcgagtttcttgcaattcagacttttctctcaattttttttcttgcaaatgtgagttctAACTTTTCATAAATGCGAgtttctcgcatttctgacttttctttcacaattcttacttttttcttacaaatgtgtttgtttcttataattctgacttttcttgcagatgcaagtttgtttctcgcaattctgactttgtcacaaatgcatgtttttctcacaattctgacttttttcttgcaaatttgagtttgtttctcggaattctgacttttctcgcaaatgtgagtttgtttttTGCAACTCTTTTTCCCGCAAATGcacgtttttctcacaattctgacttttttcttgcaaatttgagtttgtttctcggaattctgacttttctcgtaaatgcgagtttcttgcaattcagacttttctctcaattttttttcttgcaaatgtgagttctAACTTTTCATAAATGCGAgtttctcgcatttctgacttttctttcacaattcttacttttttcttacaaatgtgtttgtttcttataattctgacttttcttgcagatgcaagtttgtttctcgcaattctgactttgtcacaaatgcatgtttttctcacaattctgacttttttcttgcaaatttgagtttgtttctcggaattctgacttttctcgcaaatgtgagtttgtttttTGCAACTCTT
This genomic window contains:
- the LOC141317286 gene encoding secretory carrier-associated membrane protein 3-like, with the protein product MDVDLDYSGWISAIAMIGTNKAVSVIMMVVAAFFTATAALSIILLKMVHSHYRRTGASFQKAQQEFSQGVLTNRTFQSAAANAASTAAQSSMQRN